The Ornithodoros turicata isolate Travis chromosome 9, ASM3712646v1, whole genome shotgun sequence genome includes a region encoding these proteins:
- the LOC135368358 gene encoding innexin shaking-B-like, producing the protein MLDIIRSLKSLLKTSRVHIDNEVFRLHYTATVIFLLAFCIVVTTKQFVGDPIDCSRSAEVPQSVINTYCWIHATYSVTSLMKKDRDSVVYPGVGPARSSSSFNPEDHKYHRYYQWVCFMLFFQATLFYLPRWLWKFWEGGKIQALMMDLDVGMCGETEKKQKKKILVEYLVSSAKTHDWYVARYFLCELLAFVNVVGQMFLMDKFFDGEFLTYGLDVIRFLDQDDEDRIDPMVRVFPRVTKCQFYKFGQSGTVETHDAICILPLNIVNEKIYIFLWFWFIILAIVTGMVLLFRVIITACPPVRVYLLNLRFRFVHLDHLHTVVRRGTLGDWFLIYMLGQNVDSIIFKEVIAEMAKRMTTEPKESSA; encoded by the coding sequence atgttggacaTCATCCGCAGCCTTAAGTCCTTGCTCAAGACTAGCCGGGTCCACATCGATAATGAGGTCTTCCGGCTGCACTACACGGCGACCGTCATCTTCCTGCTGGCCTTCTGCATAGTTGTCACAACGAAACAGTTCGTCGGAGACCCCATCGACTGCTCCAGGTCGGCAGAGGTGCCTCAGAGTGTCATCAACACGTATTGCTGGATACATGCCACGTACAGTGTCACCAGCCTCATGAAGAAGGATCGTGATTCTGTGGTTTATCCAGGTGTCGGTCCAGCACGCTCGAGCAGTTCTTTTAACCCAGAGGACCACAAGTACCATCGCTATTACCAATGGGTTTGCttcatgcttttctttcaagcgaCTCTCTTTTACTTGCCTCGATGGCTATGGAAGTTTTGGGAGGGCGGCAAAATTCAAGCCCTCATGATGGACCTAGATGTTGGGATGTGCGGTGAGACGgagaagaaacagaagaagaagattctCGTGGAATATCTTGTCTCCAGTGCCAAAACGCATGATTGGTACGTTGCTCGTTACTTTCTCTGCGAGCTACTGGCCTTCGTCAATGTCGTTGGCCAGATGTTCCTCATGGACAAGTTTTTTGACGGCGAGTTTCTCACGTACGGGCTCGACGTTATTCGGTTCCTGGACCAAGACGACGAGGATCGGATAGACCCAATGGTGCGTGTATTCCCGCGGGTCACAAAGTGCCAGTTCTACAAGTTCGGACAGTCTGGTACAGTGGAAACACACGATGCCATCTGCATCCTTCCCCTTAACATCGTCAACGAGAAGATCTACATCTTCCTGTGGTTCTGGTTCATCATCCTCGCCATAGTGACCGGGATGGTGCTCTTGTTCCGTGTCATCATAACGGCGTGCCCGCCGGTGCGGGTCTACCTGCTCAACCTGCGTTTCCGCTTCGTGCATCTAGACCACCTGCACACTGTAGTGAGGCGAGGAACACTCGGTGACTGGTTTCTCATTTACATGCTGGGCCAGAACGTAGATTCCATTATTTTCAAGGAAGTGATTGCGGAGATGGCTAAACGCATGACGACAGAACCCAAAGAGTCGTCCGCATGA